The following coding sequences are from one Watersipora subatra unplaced genomic scaffold, tzWatSuba1.1 SCAFFOLD_27, whole genome shotgun sequence window:
- the LOC137410427 gene encoding uncharacterized protein yields the protein MSTDHTYHCEKPAASHQEVEVSEWDSICKNILPEGFAYHLLKHEMVRITSKTTFVFSVKELKSKSDILAWKASFQANNRWRTKEIRKPTERLLFRLRAVCQHQTQYQNKHSCKNKQKRKRKYSNIKNTGCPATLTINLKSKGNMGSSEAVVKLNLAHNHQTASAASYGKNRVSEETTRALEQLFVDGHSPISALSHLKMTVEEDVVKLANRSIIPSSKFCSRLYNKLKKIKYGEFQKTTAEMREALQIKLENEDVKFLTGLTESGQMVVSLITPLMERSHNLRESAEIVFLDASGGMDGHQTRLFLLLTHCHGGGVPLGAFLTTSESEDAITMGLDQIKQLADSSGFYNRGLVGPTLFMVDDSKAEHAAINTVFPESRVLLCTFHIQQAVWRWLWNSHNRIHLRDRNTCMELFRRLLYSDSESEYMEIYESDHSCLAKYPNYANYLGVLHGRRSLWALCFRQSSLTRGNNTNNFVEAAFRLLKDTVLHRARAFNCVHLTEYLITKFENSICNRLLDIAHGRTELRHRRKRPATSSATIKHKVGDQYEVVIGKTKRLVQADLGLCSCTYGNTGNLCKHLWAVMESAFECGTNAHHYKPLQHQREVLFWLSTGQKAQKGWLEPLHHNTCINNKTISTEREVEEHLEYEEIVKSENSYSEVDVIPKVSELQRQKWQAAIDAFHKDMSDKLENYYEAAMYGPAFETFIERWKARTASQKITLLNTPLFLGGYSFMQKRTKIGVQPSAVARRKRPLGTTTSQHGGSRRKAAEHAYGKETKKNQPAPHSLLFCVERTISLGKTHSKK from the exons ATGAGCACTGACCACACATATCATTGTGAAAAACCAGCAGCCAGTCACCAAGAAGTGGAAGTATCAGAATGGGACAGCATTTGTAAA AATATCCTACCTGAAGGTTTTGCCTACCACCTTCTAAAGCACGAGATGGTCCGAATAACCTCCAAGACGACCTTTGTCTTCTCTGTGAAGGAACTAAAATCAAAATCCGATATCTTGGCTTGGAAGGCCTCGTTTCAGGCAAACAACAGATGGCGCACAAAGGAAATCAGGAAGCCTACAGAAAGACTCCTGTTTCGT CTTAGAGCTGTTTGTCAGCATCAAACACAGTATCAAAACAAGCATAGCTGCAAAAATAAGCAGAAGAGGAAGCGAAAATATTCCAACATAAAAAACACTGGATGTCCAGCCACGCTCACAATAAATTTAAAGTCAAAGGGAAACAT GGGATCTAGTGAAGCAGTGGTTAAGCTCAATTTGGCCCACAACCACCAAACAGCTTCTGCTGCTTCATATGGAAAGAATCGTGTCTCTGAAGAAACCACTAGAGCACTAGAACAGCTTTTTGTTGATGGACATTCTCCGATCTCAGCTTTAAGTCATTTGAAAATGACTGTGGAAGAGGATGTTGTCAAACTTGCGAACAGGTCAATCATCCCATCATCCAAGTTCTGCTCAAG ACTttataacaaactgaaaaaaatcaaatatggTGAATTTCAAAAGACAACCGCAGAGATGAGAGAGGCTCTACAAATAAAATTGGAGAATGAGGATGTCAAGTTTTTGACAGGTCTAACAGAGAGCGGCCAAATGGTTGTTTCTCTGATAACTCCACTGATGGAGCGCTCACACAATTTAAG AGAGTCTGCAGAGATAGTGTTTTTAGATGCCAGTGGTGGAATGGACGGTCACCAGACCCGCCTCTTTCTACTTCTAACCCATTGCCATGGAGGAGGTGTCCCTTTAG GTGCATTTCTGACCacaagtgaaagtgaagatgcCATCACCATGGGATTAGACCAGATCAAACAGCTTGCTGACAGTTCTGGCTTCTATAACAGag GCCTAGTTGGACCAACATTGTTTATGGTTGATGACTCAAAGGCAGAACATGCGGCCATTAACACTGTGTTTCCAGAAAGTCGAGTGCTGCTTTGCACATTCCACATACAGCAAGCGGTGTGGAGATGGCTGTGGAACAGCCACAACAGGATCCACTTGAGAGATCGTAACACATGCATGGAACTGTTTCGTAGGCTTCTCTACAGCGATAGTGAATCTGAATACATGGAAAT CTATGAGAGTGACCATTCGTGTCTGGCAAAATATCCAAATTATGCCAATTATCTTGGCGTGTTACATGGCAGGCGAAGTCTTTGGGCTTTGTGCTTCCGCCAGAGCAGTCTCACAAGAG GTAACAACACCAACAATTTTGTGGAGGCAGCGTTCAGACTCCTCAAGGACACAGTTCTTCATCGAGCTAGAGCGTTCAACTGTGTCCATTTGACGGAGTATCTGATCACAAAATTTGAGAATTCAATTTGTAACAGACTTCTTGATATTGCCCATGGCAGGACAGAGCTTAGACACAGAAGGAAACGACCTGCAACTTCATCAGCAACAATAAAGCAT AAGGTTGGTGACCAGTATGAGGTGGTCATAGGGAAGACCAAGAGACTCGTCCAAGCTGATCTAGGTTTGTGTAGCTGCACTTATGGAAACACAGGAAACCTGTGTAAGCACCTGTGGGCTGTGATGGAGAGTGCATTTGAATGTGGAACAAATGCACACCACTATAAGCCACTCCAGCACCAAAGGGAggttttgttttggctttcaACAG GTCAGAAAGCACAGAAAGGCTGGTTGGAGCCGCTCCACCACAATacttgtataaataataaaacaattagtACAGAAAGAGAAGTAGAAGAACATCTTGAATACGAAGAGATTGTTAAAAG cGAGAACAGTTATTCAGAAGTGGATGTGATACCAAAGGTTTCTGAACTACAGCGCCAGAAATG GCAAGCAGCTATTGATGCATTCCACAAGGACATGTCGGATAAACTCGAAAACTACTATGAGGCGGCTATGTATGGTCCGGCCTTTGAGACCTTCATCGAACGGTGGAAGGCCCGTACAGCGAGTCAGAAAATCACTCTCCTGAACACACCATTGTTTTTAGGAGGATACAGTTTTATGCAAAAGAG GACTAAAATTGGAGTGCAGCCTTCAGCAGTGGCCAGAAGAAAAAGGCCACTCGGCACAACAACGAGCCAACATGGAGGTTCTCGTAGGAAGGCTGCTGAACATGCCTATGGGAAGGAAACCAAGAAGAACCAACCTGCCCCACACAGTTTATTATTCTGTGTGGAAAGAACCATTTCTTTAGGCAAAACTCACTCCAAGAAATGA